Genomic segment of Apium graveolens cultivar Ventura chromosome 7, ASM990537v1, whole genome shotgun sequence:
ATTTACTTAGTGAGACGTGTGGTGGTATTGAAAAAATTGGTTTTTCCGCTCAAGACGTACGAAATGTAATACGTGACATTCGAAGACGGGTTTTTGATTCCGGTGATGCGGAGTGTGGATTGGTTTTGTTACGAGACTTGCAAAAACAAAGTGATGACAATTTTTTCTACCGAGTGGATGTGGATGAGGAGAATCGGGTTAGGGGTTTGGTGTGGGTTGATCCTCGTTCGCTTAACGCGTACAAGAATTTTGGAGATGTGGTAACTTTCGACTCGACATATCGGACTAATAGGTATGACATGCCTTTTATTCCAATTACGGGAGTGAATCACCACTACCAAAATATTTTGTTTGGATTTGCGCTTATAAGGGACGAGAAAGAGACTACTTATAGATGGGTTTTGAAGACTTGGTTGGAAGCGGTCGATAACAAGCCACCTATTACCATTATTACGGATCAAGACATCGCTTTAAGTAATTCCATTTCCGAGGTTATGCCTAACACCAACCATACATATTGTACGTGGCATATTAGTAGCAAGTTTTCCGAGAAACTATCTACTTTGTATACTCAATACTTGGAGTTCAAGACGGATTTTAATGCATGTATCTACAAGTCATTGTCACCAACGGAATTTGAAGGTAGGTGGGAGGACTTGAAagagaaatatgatcttgaaaatCACAATTGGCTAAATGATATGTATGCAATTAGACGGCAATGGGTTTTTGCTTTCACGAAATAACATTTTGCCGCCGGTATGACTACCACCTCAAGGAGCGAGTCTATGAATTCATTTTTTGATGAGTATGTGAAAGCGTCGACCGGTTtgaaagaattcattgagaattCACAAAAAGCTTTGGAGTCACAGTATTTACAGGAGGTTCAAGCCGATTTTGACACCGAGTACAAGGAAATGAGACTATTTTCTAACTCGTCAATGGAGATACATGTCTCCAAGATATACACAAAAGAGATGTTTAAGCGATTTCAAAAAGAGCTTCAAAAAAGTCAATCTTTTGTTATGAAAAACATGAAAGGTTGTGGAGATTATCTTTCAAAAATGTATTTGGTAGAAAAGTCCACCTTGCCGGAGATTAATAGAAGGAATTTTTTCTTGAAGGTTTCCATCGACGGGAGTTATTCTTGTACATGTAAAAAATTTGAACATTCCGGGATGATTTGTAGACACATGATCCGTTACCTTAACAAGAAACAAAAGACGATGATACCGCCAGATCTTGTAATAATGAGGTGGACAATAAACGAAAACAAAGTTGCGGGACCTCTACCGTGTACCCCTCGGATGCTTGGTAATGTTGTAGAATCTCAAACGTCaagatatagtggattgtgtaaAACTTTCCAAGGTTTGTCCGTTGTTGGTAGTTGCTCCGTTCCGCGGTACAATTACTTGATGAGCGTGATCAAGAGAGAAAAGGAGTATGTGATTAAGTCTTTTTCGggagaagagagagagaaaaaaataaatgaggactatgaaagtgatgatgaagaagatgatccGTTATTAGATCCCCCAAGGTCACAAACAAAAGGACGTCCAAAAGCGGGTAGATTCAAAAGAGGTATCGAGACGTCAAGTTCAAATAAACAATTTCGAAAGTGCAGTTTTTGTGGGGCGAGGGAAGAAGGCCATGATAGAAGAAATTGTCCCTCGAGATTATtaggaaaaaaaggaaaaaaatgatTGTAATTTCTTATCATGTATTTTGaaatattaatgaattttaattaaatattttcaatgttGTTAATGTTAGTACTTGTTGTCATTATTAATAATCCCAAAAAAAAAAGTGACtccaaaaaaaaaatttgaaaaagagttatttttgaagattttttttttcaaaattaggcagaaagttttctgtaaaacagaaaaagtattatataaaaaataaattatttgcaAGTGCAGTGACCAATCTGCAAAACAATGCAAAACCCAGTTTACccccgcaatgaaacattgcggcccccgcaatgaaacattgcggcccccgcaatgaaacattgcggcccCCGCAATgaaattaatgataattcacgggaaattaattaacctaaataagtccttattttcaattttaatccattttacaagtagttgtagggaattaatgataattcacgggaaattaacctaaataagtccttattttcattaaagggaattaacgataattcacggaaaattaacctaaataagtccttattttcattaaagggaattaatgataattcacgggaaattaacctaaataagtccttatttttcatttttaatccattttacaagtagttatagggaattaacaataattcatgggaaattaacctaaataagtccttaatttcatttttaatccattttacaagtagttatagggaattaatgataattcacgggaaattaacctaaataagtccttattttcattaaagggaattaacgataattcactggaaattaacctaaataagtccttattttcatttttaatccattttacaagtagttatagggaattaacgataattcacgagaaattaacctaaataagtccttattttcatttttaatccatttaacaagtagttatagggaattaatgataattcacgagaaattaacctaaataagtccttattttcatttttaatccattttacaaatAGTTGTAtggaattaacgataattcacgggaaaataacctaaatagTTGTAGGAAAACAGGTAAAGACTGCAATTGGAAACAAGTAAAGAATACCATACCGCATCACCCATCATCTGCTGAGGGTACCAGTCACGGGGTTGTATGATATCGCCCTAAGGGGGTACACAACGAGCGATCCTCATCTTACTTACCCGTCTATACCACTGCATATACTCGACGAGAGATACAAACCCGCCCTCAACAATCTCCGGCCCGCTCGTAGCCACATAACTCTCCCACTCGGCAACATACTGCTGATGCATAGCAAGACGGTGAGGCCACTGAAAAGAAGACTGTCTCTCCAACCTCAGAACAACGTGGTCAAACGGATCATCCGGTATATGCTGGCACATCCCAAACTGTCTCAGTACCCTATCAGAATAATGGTACTCAATGATCTCAAATGCCACCAGCGGGATACGACCAAGAGCCATATGACAGCACACCGGGAAATGAGTAGCATCAACATCATCAGGATCAGCCTCTCTCTCATAAAGTCTGGCATACGGTTGCCATGTCACCCAGTGTAGCTGTAAACTGTCCAAATCACCCCGGTAGTTACGTGTATGGTGGTGGGGGTTTACTCTACTAACCTTCACTGGCTCGGCCCACGCGCACGCCCTCGGCCACCGAATCTCCTACTGAGGCGCAATCTCCGGCCTCCCGGGTGTCAATCTCTCGTAAGCCCACAACATCAATAGCAGACTACACCCGTTAAAGGTGCGAATAGACCTATCAGCCGACAAAGTTAGTGATCTGTACAAGTGTGCCAAAACAGCTGCACCCCATGCATAATCACGAATCTCCGACTCCTCCATCAGCAACTGCATATACCGGGGATGCACCACGTGCCGCGAAGATGTAGGGAAAAGCACGCCTCCAATAATAAATAACATATAGGCCTGATATGCACTCTGCACTGCACCTCAATCTGAGCAGCATCCATATCTCTGGTATCAGCTCTCGCCCCGTACCGGTTCCTCAACTGGTTAAAATGCAGCCCATCCTTATAGAACTCCCTGCGCTCGTGCTCTGACATAGACAGATCCTCCCAGTTCTTCATGAACCACGTCTTCGGGTGCTCAAGCTCGCCCTGGGTGAGAGGACGGCCAATAACCGGTAATCCCAGAATCATATAAACATCCTCCAAAGTAATAGTCATCTCCCCACACGGCAGATGGAATGTGTTAGTCTCTGGCCTCCACCTCTCAATCAAGGCCGTAATGAGTCTGATGTCATTCTGCCGAACCACCCGAGGGTTGCCGAACGCCCCAAAACCATATGCATCAAACAGAGCCTGCTGATCTGGAAGTATATGCCACTCACCCATCCTCGCTGTCAGCTGTCTAACATCTACGGTATTCCTGTCCCTGCCCTCCCAGATCAGACTGCTAATATGGCGGTCCTGCATAGTCAGCAAGGGTCGATCAAGAGGTCCACACTCCATGTCCATAGTATATGCAATATTTTAAACCAAAAAGCACATCAGTACAACTCCAAACAAACAGTAATTAAGAAAACGAAAATAAACAAATGCGTGAAAATATCATCTCAACACAATCAAATGATTACAACACatgttttctaaatttttaaGTGTACTACTTTGCACGTAAATTCACATGAAAATTAACAAAAACTATTGTATATTTTCCATTTTTATTCGAATTATTCACTCAATAAatcaaaatattatatataaaatatagcAAATTCAAATTAAATTTACACAAGGGGAAAAACCTAACAGTAGAGTAGGGACATGAATTAAAGTTAGTTTCATATTTCTTCAAAAACATTTGCAGCTTGTAAAGCACATGCAAATTTACCAAATAAAGACAACTAAAAGACTCTGAATATAGGAAAATAACTTAAAACTGTATACATAAAACAAATAGATTTCTCATATCAACTGGGATCTCAGTAATCATAGAACATGAGGAATCTTCTACAATATATCAAATCCGAAACAATTATGAGAATAAAATCATAATTCCAAGTCAAGAAACAACGACATGAGCATTCAGAAACTCTACCTTCACATCTCAAAGCTATCACAGACTTTTATCCCTTCATCGAATAACCATTATAGTGCTTATTATTTAAGCACATTAAATCAAAATTCACAATTAAAAATACAAAACACACTGATCACCATGTTCTTAAAACACCCTAAACCCATCACAAAGGCCTAACGCTTACCAATACGAAACTGCTAGCCAATACGTACTAGGGTATCGACTTATACTTAAACACCAAATCAGCCTTAACCAAATATACGACACGGGATAATTACTTTCGTAACATTGGCTTAATTACAACTAATAACTGAATTCGTGCAAAACAACAATTACATCTTATAGGCTTTTTAGCAGGCATTGTCCTCAGACACATACAATTCAACCCCGAAAAAGCCGACTCAATTACAAAGAACCAAATACCAATACCTAACAATTACCTCAACACTCAAAACAATCACAAACTTTTATCCCTTTATCAAATAACCATTATAGTGCTTATTATTTACGCACATTAAATCAGAATTCACAATTAAAAACACAAAGCACACTGATACAATTGAAGTTTATGGCAGATCTTACACCTAAGCACATGCCAACAACAAGCAATTTCCCCCAATTATATCCCTAACAGTTAAAAACAAACATATTTCGGAAAATTACCTCAAGAATGTATGAGCGAGAGAGAGAGAACAAAGTTACTTGATTAAGGAAGATATGAAGAGCTGTTTGATTTCGCTGAAATCGCTTTTGATCACTGGTGTTTTGTGTTTGTTTCTGGGTTGGGGCGGGTATAATGGTAGTTTCCGCGTGTGTCTGTGTTTAAAAGACGACTACCGCAATGCTTCATTGCGGtaccgcaatgaatcattgcggtaGTAGgttcatatttatttaaaattcgaattaatatttaatattattaatattttcaaatattcaaatattttaatttattactaaaaatattgaataattaaaatatgtaaatatcaaaatattttcctttattattttaatatatattattaaatatttaatatattaatttcattttaatgtttcaatacttttaaaatattgaatattaaatattaaatataatatttaatattattataaaaatattttataatattttttaaatatacaatttttaatcagaaatattaagaataatatcttattaaattaatatttatgtagTTAAAAAGCATTGATAAATGAATTAACATAGAAAAATGGTAAAAAAAGGGAATGGAGTATGTGGGCCACtcccgcaatgtttcattgcggccGTCGCAATGAAACATAGCGGCAGTAGCGGATCCTAACCATTAGTTTTTTATTTCAATAATACTGATTTGTTGGTTGTAAGTGGTCCCTATCCAACTATGACCGTGGATAGAGACCCTAATATGTATTGATCGCACATTATAGTTCACATCAGTTTACCAAGATTTTATTAAACATATCCACTACAAATTACTAATACCAATTTTTGAGTATTGATGCCGGATTCAATGATGAAAATTAATAAAAACTTAATTAACACATAATTGTTTGAAAACTCTTACGGAATAAGTTTCGTAAGTAATAACATTTCTATTTCTACAACCATACGAACCACCAAGAGTTAAAGTCACGGGTAAATATGAGCAGTAGATTAAACTCACGGGCAGCGTGtaagtttctaaatccatttaattaaatatataaatatactaATCAAACAAACAATGTAGACCCATTGATAGTTAAGATAAGAAGTTGTATAAAGCCTGTTAGCTTTCATGTGATTTTgcagtttatttttattttttatttttatttttttactaATTGAATACACGCAGAAGTCGAATTCTTAACCTTTCGCGGGGAAAAAGTACAAATACTGCACCAATATTTGTCGGCGATTTTGAAGTTTATTTTAAGGGGATTAAGCTCAAAGAATCACTTAATATAAAACACACCTAATATTTATAAATTTGGGGTTAAATGAAAATTAAAAAGTTGCCAAAATCATGAAAACCATATATCCAGCCCAATAAATATTTACAAAACAAAATTATTTTCGAAATCTCTGTACAAAATGATTAAATGAGAAGTACAAGATTTACCGAGAAATGATAAGTGCATATGATATGTTATTCAAGTTTGTCACCGTATTTTTCCGAGAATTTTGTACACAAAAATGTACACAAAATTATTGTTCACAAAAAAAATCATATGTTATATCGTTCAAGTTTCTCACCGTATTTTATAGAAAATTCGTGAACATTTCTGTGCACTAGACATTTTTCATATTCATATTCATATTCAAGTTACTATTTTGCCCTTTTTCTTCTCTTTTCACTTTGTCAAAATGTCATATATATGTGTCATCGTTGATTAAAAATCTAACTTTCACCCAACAAAACACTTGTAAGTGACAACATTGAACCAAAGATATAGAGATATAAGCTCATAATTAATACAAGGAAACATACTTATTACAACTACAACCATACAACAACCACTCCTTTCCTTAACAATAGCTAAATGTCTTCCCCTGCACTAATTCTCGTTCAAGATCATGAGCCAGATCAATCCTCATTCTCTCCTTCCTCTAATTCTCGTCGATCGTCTTGTCGAACGCTTTCTCCCCCGTCCTCTCCGTCCTTCTCGTCGTCAAATTCTTCTGTAAAATCATTCTCAGTCGACGAAAATGTTCTGAATTCGAATCATTATCCTTTTAGCCCTAGAACTCCTCTGCATTTTCCGGGACAAGTTCCGTTTTCATGGGAACAAATCCCCGGGATCCCGAAAAACAAACAACTCTCGAAAACACTCAACATCACTCAACTCCCACCACCTCCTGCAGCTGCAAATCAAAAACTCAAAACAGCTCAAAAGAAACCCTACATTTCTCCACATGCCAGTTTCCAAAAAGACCCTTTTTTCGCAGCATTTCTCGAGTGTTCCAAAGACAGTGAACAGCATGGCAGCATTGGTAATTACTGGAAAATTTCAAGGGTAACAAAGACTTTAACCAACCGGTTAGGGTTCATCAGCATGCACACTAACATTTCTTGCAAAAACACTTGTGCAGTCTCCGATTCTATATCATCACATCATACATACAATATTAGTACTCGCCGTTCACTTTAAAGTTCACCGGAGAACGGAGATTCATTTTCCGGTCACCGACAATGTAAAGTATTTTATAAGGTATGTTTCTCTGTATTTTTCAGTAACTTGAGACGGACGGAGTAGAATATTTTACGAGAAAAAGTCAAAAATATTCCAACCTCTATGTAATTTAGAAATCAAAATCTATGTATTCAACTACTAGAGACCAGTGTCCAAAATGTTTAGTTTTGTTTAGTATAAGAAGTCAAAATATTTGTGCATCTAGAGTCTAGTTAAGTGTGTGATCCTTGCTGTATTGTGTTCCATGTGAATGGTGTATATATTTTTATATGGGTGAATGAGTAAAATTTACATAATCTCATGTGCTGGGACATAGATCTTGGACCTCCATTGTCCTTTCTTTTCACAATAATGTACTACCACATGATTTATATTAGATTAGatgattttaatttttaatttactaGTTGTCATAGTAGATCCGTATTAGTTGACTTTATATGtgagaatttttttaaaaaaaattaagtcATTACTAATGACTCGTTAGTAAATATTTAGTTGacatgaattttttttatatgttttagaaataaaaaaaaaCCTTCACATATGTAGGGTTGCACGGCAAAAAAGTTCCTACCTCAAAACCGAAACTAATAATGTTCtgtataataatatattttacaatattttaCTTGTAAAATATATTAGATCTACAAGATTATCATTTGAATAATGACATTTGCAAAACATAATTAGCAAAATGatatatttcataatattttGTGTAATAtattacttgcagaacatatatgatCAATTCCGGGGCTCTAATGAAACAGACGGTGGACTCCAAAAAAATTTACGCTTGTTACAAATATATATGAACTTCAcaaattaaaattcaaaattaaatatttgggaataattattttatatatttacaAGTAGTAGGGTGTATGATGAGAAAATACGCTATTGTGATGTGAAAGTTCTCATTTATGGCGCGCTTCGAAATTACTATGTATGAGGTTTCTTCgaattaatataattttataagtttttttttaaaaaaaaacttgaAAAACTCTCACTATACATAAAAAACCGGAATACTGGAGTTGAActaatttattatatttattggatTTTTGTAGTGTGTGCCCATCCGCGTATTGTAAGAGTTAGTGTTTGATGAGATTTACATAAAATATTGATGGAGAGCTCGTTAATAATGATCTTCCATGCACAAAAATTTCCATCAATAAAACTTTTACAACTCATCAATCACAATTTCTTAGTACTCactccgtccctaaaaacgtttttTATTTGTGTATGACACGTTTGTCgatgcacacttttgattgttaatatctttaatttcgtattagtattaaatataaaaacttcattgtattaaagtactcataaatacgaatccaacaagaTCACACACGACTATATTTCCTCTTataaattagacgtaaattagtaatCAATCGCTTATCATGAACAGTGTACGAAGTCATAATAGGAAGTGTTATACGGGGCGGAGGGAGTAATACCTAATAATTTCGGAAGTATTTGTCTATAAATATAGATattagataaattattttaattttgacaAAAATCATACGAATAATAAAAAGAAATTTAATATCCAATTTCAATatcataattttatttttatctgTGTTGTTAATGGGGAACTTGAATGATGGCCTCAAAACACGTCAAACGGCCGTGGTAGGGTTCTTGAGATAAAATGTGGTGAACAAAATGATGAATGTTTTGGTGGGCTTATAGCAGTACCTTTTCTTCATTGCCTTAATCCCTTACTCCCGAGTTTTAATTAGGAAGGAAAGTAAGTGGTGGGTGAGTAAAGtaatttcacttgtattcatatTTGTGCTCCCGAGTTTTTAAAAGAAGCGAAAGCAAATAATAATGAATGTAAATTTAACAAACTTTCATTCCAAAACTTTCACTCCAAAAGTGGGATGAAAGTACTTTATATCCTTATCACTTACTTCCTTCCATTTAAAAAACTCGGGAGTGAGGCCTAAGTTTTGTACTTAAATGTGATGAGAGAGAAACAAAAAGTACTCACTCTGTCTCATTCATTTATATACACTTTCTTTTTTTATGTCTcattcaattctatacatttcaaacttatcaaaaatagtaaaaatttaataatataaaaatcaacCACATCCACTAATTTCTCTCACTACACTCgatttattcattaaatattgattgGTCCTACCACTTTACCAAGCTTTATACTTTTTTcactaaattatattttttttatctcTCATCCCACTACCTTACCTAAACTAATATTATTTTAATGAATTTTTTGTCCTCCGTGCCTAAATCATTCGTATAGAAATGGTTGAGACGAAGAGTGTATATAATTTAGTGAGAAAAAGTATAAAGTTGGTTAAATCAGTTGGACTATtcaatatttaataaataaagtgAGCGTGGTGGGAGAAAGCGGTTGGtgtaattaatttttatattataatttttttacaaattttGATAAGTTTAAAATGTATATAATTATATGAGACATCAAAAAAGAAAAATGTATACAAATAAATAGGACAGAGGAAATAACGACATAAACAAAGAAAAACCATTATCATATCAAGAATAAAGGTTCCCCCGCCTAATCCATTATATTTGGTCTACCAACTCTGGCTACTAGCATGATTCAATATAGATATATTTTAACAAATATGTCAAATTGAATTTAATCAAAAACTTATGATTTAGACTTGAATTTAATAGTTTATTTCTAATGGGAATataaattttgttgattttgTGCTTGAAACTTGATCTGAAATCAAAATATTTTGTAGATTTAAGTTCTTATGCGAATCaatattgatattttaatatcGACTCTGGTTTCTTTTATAAAAATTACATGACTTATTAAATTTTCACTAGACATTCAGAATTTATACATGGGTGTAGCTAGAAAATCAATTCGATGgtattaaaatttgaaaattttgtaatgattttaaaatttagtttataaattttatttcagtgggatgtaaatattaattttatatttaaatttagaTTAAATATGTGTAATATAACGAAATTTATACCAAGTATGAGTTAGAGCTCCCTGCATTTACACGTCTTTCAACATGGAAAATacaaaaatcaattttttttttattttacaatATTATAATCAGTGTTTAAAATCATTTCAGTTCGAaatacatgattttttttattcCGGACGAAATTGTTAATGACAAAAAATAAAAAGTACTGCTAGTTTGTCCATAAAGTAGCAACAAATGATTACAGTTTGTTTAGTCCGTTGAATAGTCTCCCTTGGTACTCACTCCAACTTGACTTAAACTAATCCCTGCATTAATACTTCAATCTAAACTTTGAAGTATTTTTGTTTTttgtaaaataatatatttaattcAATAATAAAAAGTCATAAGCCATTTACATAAATCATCGAGTCGAATAAATATAAAATGAATCAAATTGCTGATTTTCATGCAAATATTCGTGCAAATACCATCAAGCGATATGTTGATGAAAACTTATTTACATGTACTTGTTTTATCACAATTCCAACACGTTTGAGTTATAGGCCATAAATGTAACTTAGTATAAACCTTCATCACTAAATCAGATCCAGCATTCACAGTAAAAAAACTCACAATAAAAAAGAGAACAAACACTCTCATCGCAGagagaaaaaaattgaaattctaaataaaattttagataacattaagtttgaatattattttaattgatttaaattatgatggtagacaattccattccataccagtctcataatttaaattatatttaaaataatatgcatcatagttatttgtatcttgtacgaataattgtggtacttttagCATTAGtaatattatttagaatttttgttctaagtaatcaatgcttatttcttgaatcactaatattgaaagttgaagtattttctaagttatgtgcATAAAACACTCAATATTTTttatgcttagaaagtatttctaaaattactaattatccagagagtgagTGTCAcgtatataagtcatatatccttttggtgattattcaaggataattataaatatttaagtgctagtatctaactcatagatatttaatatttatttatttaatatatatttttggtagtttggattatgaaaattgaagcaattcaatgattttatttgctccataattcaaactaatttaaaataaataagcagcatgattgattataactaaatctgtcaacaattgatatctagtatattgattgtaacttatgtgttataagttaattatgagattttggctttagtgaatctgGCAATGCtcacatctcaagaattcactgaaatctgaatcatgattgtagcatgattagt
This window contains:
- the LOC141670544 gene encoding uncharacterized protein LOC141670544 — encoded protein: MSSPALILVQDHEPDQSSFSPSSNSRRSSCRTLSPPSSPSFSSSNSSVKSFSVDENVLNSNHYPFSPRTPLHFPGQVPFSWEQIPGIPKNKQLSKTLNITQLPPPPAAANQKLKTAQKKPYISPHASFQKDPFFAAFLECSKDSEQHGSIGNYWKISRVTKTLTNRLGFISMHTNISCKNTCAVSDSISSHHTYNISTRRSL